The proteins below come from a single Cryptococcus gattii WM276 chromosome D, complete sequence genomic window:
- a CDS encoding 1-phosphatidylinositol-3-phosphate 5-kinase, putative (Similar to TIGR gene model, INSD accession AAW43260.1) encodes MPSSYSEPSIPPSSHLTTFPNPFQDEPEQGILPAFLSKVKQTFTSGISQSPTQNSHAISDRPPLSVEDENRSSHDRDSNPVAPSRESGQTEAQAIAEAVMRNRIQTAVPGPLPNSAAEQQQRMHGQSTGSMSAVVTTPAEALSLTQATAHPSNSSIHISHGQTLNPPLSAVNAFGSSESHSPIPPSVASSQLPTSGQKRPVAPGGPQWRPSGVAPAQVTVSPVTTTVQTASKEPISSPARPIPFSNTKASHRSNANLQTSMPSSSRAPTPLSHHTHTNPLSMSQNKRLRRSSIATLPDSPSSLSISGMIAANAELTQRNSYVPGFPLAQDDIRSVRSMGAVKRLNSVSRIIKRMKGDGLSKQYWMADEHCKECYDCKSVFTAWRRKHHCRICGQIFCSRCASNIIGARRFGQDGVVRVCNLCLKIMEEYKEDEDDDDRRSINSFSTSVHRYPSISERTFLNTAMSPEMSYAKSPFAASQLFSSHPNDSLMAIDEASVPMRWDDTERAFTSNEVDESPTLSGDDRIWAGRPPAVAPFRRPVELDQKVAADQGEAGGDGHVITPVFETSSSTLNATHGDATSFPFPRTNTMSTDGDVERAPLSREDSDHPLIGLKTRMNQAVLTALLDSEKSEGLWRARSHSFAHQPEMLAGASLQHFKLMLAQAIARAELPKADEWHQILTNLILKVPLNLQPNVRAGDDIDVRAYVKIKKVPGGKISDSEYVDGIVITKNVAHKAMSRRLVNPRIMVVTFPLDYHRVDNQFMSLDPILAQEKDYLRLLTKRIIDARPHIVLAQSSVSRIALDYLLEANIALARSVKASAIQQVARCTQADVVASMDRLVLEPRMGRCGEFRIQSFDHELIPGRRKTLMRFEGASREQGCTIILRGADLPTLSKVKVITDFMALVAYHLRNEMIMYNDEHNIPPPKPLLPTEYRELLDLLDSNKPPSDDSPCDTPSQLTQSTATLKPSVEPITPDNIEFISESSATPRPNHNPVQLDDKQLEKRDALEVTKQIAKSLEPYLTVALSSSAAILFPPPAILAKMAELDRRLSELRVYRDEAEAAQILEEETKPPEVPKDRVPTIGGTESETASLVLTSISEAAGTSSEVPSSDAMSAVPALSYPATSTNKSPIRDPYHILQKPQVVSQESALAQVEHAHQEQVRLWQWYTRRFAEQLRPENFQGIVYLSSLGCEGTEKPCVEPSLQHIDYYQAGDQTVGQFLENLAIEAPDHCTSKNCERLLLFHYHLLVHGQRRLQIAIDQFPCPSPGHEDQIITWSYCQRCATPSPTTIMREETWKMSWGTYLEQCFYPPEIRAGFCCPHDAFRDQIRYYAHRNLAIRIHNEQIDLFEPVRPSIKLQIKAETKAVLKNREYDSALAKISAFFDSVTMRLRTIDVGDVQSDKVTCLNATVESMLVRAASDREEIIDLLNRTYKLTPITDVLSLNIVLRALQDKVVQWDVDFADIEKVLMPTEKDLRKMTASHLKRLLPNQDTSGALERGGLTGTPSVVSEEHDTKDDDARIQIPSGKETTITGLSSNPDTDAATASSDITKVQLDSDDNSITPTAGILQPMSNPLSRSEVLSSKETEDDSDSTVSAIHEDLAGRNGGGKATIDPSIENDTSQFVSRLPRRSAPAPSDHSSSNRRRLRRGRIEQLSHRQRNTSRPGLMSDGDRSYATNASRISSSYLHKPAGESKNNDYLTARPSMGSRAPSYTNKVSPRSGKASPKLRHPVMTPIQSLFSLEEGKPRIAGKCKSPRYPESDRSTPIASKNSGRHSQGGTSRVISIARHLDRLSREAEKERQKRISVVRGKRARPVSVTKAKVQVFDNLRDAFRDEFDTDSSEADNEEDELGSDDSLGSADELIPKAEPFSNKSSLTGPAGSSSVPVATFPSPLTETSVMKDDLSTSNPLIASATTPSIPSDSKSEKSFTDRLKIELPSFETSAPLPSHPATPQVHTDTTTADEALGAVSASQTSDIETSTANEKSSLLKSLSGLWAFRAADFAPLEYPLSASEHIFADSKVIIRETEPTSIIAFTLSSKTYRDNSKMWSTSRQGEGRFDTFMPEEAMSTNHPVAWDTVSLEDVDEVTRQETGTHVKYDFESGASTIFCRIFFAEQFAALRKACNCEDSFVESLARCIQFEASGGKSGSAFLKSRDDRFIAKEITRYEMDALTKFAPAYFDYTRKAFQGQRPTVLAKIYGFFKIGFNNAITGKAMKMNVLVMENLFYERRFAKIYDLKGSTRNRLIQPTGRINEVLLDENLMEIVYKHPLYLREQSKRILRTALFNDTLFLSNLNVMDYSLVVGVDNDKHELVVGIVDYIRTFTWDKKLESWVKDLGAGGKGEPTIVTPKQYKLRFRTAMERFYFPSVPDRWTVIGPDEVQTEEDGLGIGTTG; translated from the exons CTCAACTTCCCACTTCTGGGCAGAAGCGCCCTGTCGCTCCTGGAGGGCCGCAATGGCGTCCATCCGGTGTCGCTCCTGCACAGGTCACTGTCTCCCCCGTGACAACGACAGTGCAGACTGCGAGCAAGGAACCTATTTCTTCTCCCGCTAGACCAATTCCCTTTTCGAATACCAAGGCTTCACATCGAAGTAATGCCAATCTACAAACCTCCATGCCTTCATCCTCGCGCGCTCCAACCCCGCTATCTCACCACACTCACACCAATCCTTTGTCTATGAGTCAAAACAAACGCCTTCGTAGATCATCCATTGCGACTCTACCCGAttcaccttcttccctttccatTTCCGGAATGATAGCTGCTAATGCTGAATTAACTCAGAGAAATAGCTACGTTCCTGGATTCCCTCTAGCACAAGATGACATCAGAAGCGTGAGGAGCATGGGGGCCGTCAAGAGGCTGAACAGCGTCAGCAGAATTATTAAAAGGATGAAGGGGGACGGCTTAAGTAAGCAATACTGGATGGCGGACGAGCATTGCAAGGAATGTTACGACTGCAAATCG GTTTTCACGGCGTGGCGGAGGAAACATCATTGCCGGATATGCGGTCAGATATTTTGCTCTCGTTGTGCATCCAATATTATCGGCGCTCGTCGTTTTGGACAAGATGGAGTTGTAAGAGTGTGCAATCTTTGCCTCAAGATCATGGAAGAATAcaaggaggacgaggacgacGATGATCGTCGGTCAATCAACTCATTCTCTACGTCCGTCCACCGTTATCCGAGTATATCCGAGCGAACATTTCTCAACACTGCAATGTCCCCAGAGATGTCGTACGCTAAATCCCCCTTTGCCGCGAGCCAGCTATTTAGTTCGCACCCAAATGACTCACTTATGGCCATTGATGAAGCCTCGGTTCCCATGAGATGGGACGATACGGAGAGAGCATTCACTTCCAATGAAGTCGACGAGTCACCGACACTAAGTGGAGATGATCGTATATGGGCGGGAAGACCGCCAGCTGTCGCGCCTTTCAGAAGACCCGTGGAACTGGACCAAAAAGTAGCTGCCGACCAGGGAGAAGCTGGCGGAGATGGTCACGTCATTACTCCTGTGTTTGAAACCTCGAGTTCCACATTGAATGCGACACATGGAGATGCAACAAGTTTTCCATTTCCCAGGACAAATACAATGTCGACGGACGGCGATGTAGAAAGGGCACCGCTGAGTCGCGAAGACTCAGATCATCCTCTCATTGGTTtgaagacgaggatgaaTCAGGCAGTTCTTACTGCCCTGTTGGATTCAGAAAAGTCGGAGGGACTCTGGAGGGCGAGGTCGCACTCTTTCGC TCATCAACCCGAAATGTTAGCAGGTGCAAGCCTCCAACATTTCAAGCTCATGCTTGCACAAGCTATCGCACGTGCTGAACTTCCTAAAGCCGATGAATGGCATCAAATTCTGACCAATCTCATTCTCAAAGTACCACTCAACTTACAGCCCAATGTACGCGCTGGGGATGATATTGACGTTCGGGCGTATGTCAAAATAAAGAAAGTCCCAGGTGGGAAGATCAGTGACTCGGAGTACGTAGACGGAATCGTTATAACCAAAAATGTGGCCCACAAAGCCATGTCCCGGAGACTTGTTAACCCGCGAATAATGGTGGTCACCTTCCCTCTCGATTACCATCGGGTTGATAATCAGTTCATGTCATTGGATCCGATACTTGCTCAAGAAAAAGATTACCTACGGCTGCTGACGAAACGTATCATTGACGCTCGACCTCACATAGTGTTGGCGCAGTCCTCTGTTTCACGAATTGCACTCGACTACCTGCTGGAAGCCAATATCGCGCTTGCTCGCAGCGTCAAAGCTTCTGCTATCCAGCAAGTAGCCAGATGCACTCAAGCCGACGTCGTTGCTTCGATGGATCGACTCGTCCTCGAACCCAGAATGGGTCGGTGTGGAGAGTTCAGGATTCAATCTTTTGATCATGAGCTTATACCGGGTAGAAGAAAAACTTTAATGAGGTTTGAAGGAGCGAGCAGGGAGCAAGGCTGCACGATCATATTGCGCGGTGCAGATTTGCCAACTTTAAGCAAAGTTAAAGTGATCACAGATTTCATGGCGCTTGTAGCGTATCATCTGAGAAACGAGATGATAATGTACAACGACGAACACAACATTCCGCCGCCTAAACCTCTGCTCCCAACGGAATACCGTGAGCTTTTGGACCTTCTCGACTCCAATAAGCCACCCTCCGATGATAGTCCTTGTGACACGCCTTCGCAACTTACTCAATCCACCGCCACACTTAAACCCAGCGTTGAACCCATAACTCCTGATAATATCGAGTTCATATCTGAATCTTCTGCAACTCCTAGGCCAAATCACAATCCTGTCCAACTCGATGACAAACAACTCGAGAAGCGTGATGCTTTGGAAGTGACGAAACAGATCGCTAAGTCACTTGAGCCCTATCTGACGGTCGCTTTGTCTTCCTCTGCAGCAATACTGTTTCCCCCTCCTGCTATCTTGGCGAAGATGGCTGAGCTTGATCGAAGATTGTCAGAGCTGAGGGTATATAGGGATGAGGCGGAGGCAGCGCAGATATTAGAGGAGGAAACAAAACCGCCAGAAGTACCGAAAGATCGTGTTCCTACAATCGGGGGTACCGAATCAGAGACAGCCTCATTAGTCCTGACATCGATTTCTGAAGCGGCTGGAACCTCGTCTGAAGTGCCGAGTAGTGATGCTATGAGTGCCGTACCGGCCTTGTCGTATCCAGCAACATCTACAAACAAGTCACCAATACGAGATCCTTATCACATTCTTCAAAAGCCCCAAGTAGTATCTCAAGAAAGTGCGCTGGCGCAAGTAGAACATGCCCATCAAGAACAGGTAAGATTATGGCAATGGTACACGCGACGATTTGCAGAGCAGCTCCGCCCTGAAAACTTTCAAGGCATTGTTTACTTGTCATCGCTCGGATGTGAAGGTACTGAAAAGCCATGTGTGGAACCATCTCTTCAGCATATCGACTATTACCAGGCCGGTGATCAGACCGTCGGCCAGTTTCTCGAAAATCTAGCCATCGAGGCTCCGGACCACTGTACTAGCAAGAATTGCGAACGTCTACTCCTCTTCCATTACCATTTACTTGTGCATGGTCAGCGTCGCCTACAAATTGCCATAGATCAGTTCCCTTGCCCTTCCCCAGGACATGAAGACCAAATTATCACGTGGTCCTATTGTCAACGATGTGCTACTCCATCGCCCACGACGATCATGAGAGAAGAGACTTGGAAAATGTCTTGGGGCACTTACTTGGAGCAGTGCTTTTATCCACCAGAGATTCGAGCTGGTTTCTGTTGTCCCCATGACGCATTTCGCGATCAAATTCGATATTACGCCCACCGAAACTTGGCAATTAGGATACATAATGAGCAGATCGACCTTTTTGAGCCTGTACGGCCGTCGATCAAGCTACAGATCAAGGCAGAGACTAAGGCGGTGCTCAAGAATAGGGAATACGACAGCGCATTGGCAAAGATATCTGCATTCTTCGATTCGGTCACCATGCGGCTGAGAACGATTGACGTGGGAGATGTGCAATCAGATAAA GTAACTTGTCTTAACGCGACCGTTGAATCTATGCTTGTTCGAGCGGCCAGCGACCGAGAAGAGATCATCGATCTGTTGAACAGAACATATAAGCTCACTCCAATTACAGATGTACTATCGCTGAACATCGTATTGAGAGCCTTGCAAGACAAAGTAGTCCAGTGGGA CGTGGACTTCGCAGACATTGAGAAAGTTCTCATGCCCACAGAGAAAGATTTGAGGAAGA TGACCGCATCCCACCTCAAACGTTTATTGCCAAATCAAGATACCTCCGGTGCATTAGAGCGAGGTGGTTTAACCGGAACACCTTCAGTGGTTTCGGAAGAACATGACACCAAAGACGATGACGCTCGCATTCAAATACCGAGCGGCAAGGAAACGACTATAACCGGTCTCAGCTCCAATCCAGACACGGATGCAGCAACTGCCTCTTCAGATATCACCAAAGTGCAACTTGATAGCGATGACAACTCGATAACACCTACTGCGGGCATACTGCAACCGATGTCAAACCCTTTGTCAAGATCTGAGGTATTGAGTTCGAAAGAGACGGAGGATGACAGTGATTCAACGGTATCTGCAATCCACGAGGACCTTGCGGGCAGAAACGGAGGCGGCAAAGCCACGATAGACCCAAGCATTGAGAACGACACTTCTCAGTTTGTATCTCGCCTTCCCAGGCGTTCAGCTCCGGCTCCAAG TGATCATAGCTCTTCAAATCGTCGCAGGTTGCGTCGTGGAAGGATTGAACAGCTCTCTCATCGTCAACGAAATACCTCCAGGCCTGGATTGATGTCTGATGGTGATCGAAGCTACGCTACTAACGCATCACGTATATCATCTTCATACCTTCATAAACCGGCTGGCGAAAGTAAGAATAACGATTATCTCACTGCCAGACCCAGTATGGGCTCTCGGGCCCCGTCATACACCAACAAGGTCTCTCCCCGATCCGGTAAAGCTTCGCCCAAGTTGAGACATCCGGTTATGACTCCTATTCAGTCTCTCTTCAGtcttgaagaagggaagCCTCGGATTGCTGGTAAATGTAAATCGCCTAGATATCCGGAGTCTGATAGAAGCACACCGATTGCGAGTAAGAATTCAGGTCGACATTCTCAGGGTGGCACCTCTCGAGTTATTTCTATTGCACGTCACTTAGATCGCCTCTCGAGAGAGGCCGAAAAAGAGCGTCAAAAACGCATATCCGTTGTCAGGGGGAAACGAGCGAGACCAGTCAGTGTAACCAAAGCCAAGGTACAGGTGTTTGACAATCTTAGGGATGCGTTTAGAGATGAGTTCGACACCGATTCATCAGAGGCTGATaatgaggaggatgagcTAGGGAGCGATGATAGTCTGGGTTCAGCAGACGAGCTGATCCCAAAGGCAGAGCCATTTTCAAACAAGTCCTCTCTCACTGGGCCGGCTGGTTCCTCGTCTGTGCCAGTTGCGACCTTTCCTTCCCCGCTGACTGAGACAAGCGTAATGAAAGACGACCTTTCCACATCGAATCCTCTTATTGCGTCTGCGACCACCCCCTCTATCCCTAGTGACTCCAAATCGGAAAAGTCCTTTACCGACCGTCTGAAGATAGAACTTCCTAGTTTTGAGACCAGTGCCCCTCTTCCAAGTCACCCAGCGACCCCACAAGTCCATACCGATACTACAACAGCAGACGAAGCCTTGGGAGCGGTTTCTGCCTCACAAACTTCTGATATCGAAACAAGTACGGCAAACGAAAAATCAAGTCTACTAAAGTCGCTAAGTGGATTATGGGCATTTCGGGCCGCCGATTTCGCGCCATTGGAATATCCATT ATCAGCATCAGAACACATATTTGCAGATTCTAAGGTCATCATACGTGAGACAGAGCCCACCAGCATTATCGCATTTACCCTCAGTTCGAAGACATACAGAGATAATTCGAAGATGTGGTCGACTAGCAGACAAGGAGAGGGCAGATTCGATACATTCATGCCAGAAGAAGCTATGAGCACTAATCATCCAGTAGCATGGGATACCGTCTCACTGGAGGATGTCGACGAGGTAACGAGACAAGAAACAGGTACACATGTGAAATATG ATTTCGAGTCTGGAGCTTCGACCATCTTCTGCAGGATCTTTTTCGCAGAGCAATTTGCAGCACTGCGAAAAGCCTGCAATTGTGAAGACAGCTTTGTGGAGTCACTTGCACGATGCATTCAATTTGAGGCATCTGGGGGTAAATCAGGGTCGGCGTTCCTCAAAAGTCGAG ACGACCGGTTCATTGCGAAGGAGATTACTCGTTACGAGATGGACGCCCTCACGAAGTTTGCACCCGCCTACTTTGACTACACTCGCAAGGCTTTCCAAGGTCAGCGGCCGACTGTCCTCGCGAAGATATACGGGTTCTTCAAGATCGGCTTCAACAACGCGATCACTGGTAAGGCTATGAAGATGAATGTGCTCGTCATGGAAAATCTGTTTTATGAACGCCGCTTTGCCAAG ATTTATGATTTGAAGGGCAGTACTCGTAATCGGCTAATACAACCAACAGGACGCATAAACGAAGTGCT ACTGGATGAAAACTTGATGGAGATCGTCTATAAGCATCCATTGTATCTCCGCGAACAATCGAAGCGTATATTGCGTACTGCGCTCTTTAACGACACCCTTTTTCTCTCAAATCTCAATGTTATGGATTATTCTTTGGTCGTAGGAGTGGACAATGATAAGCATGAGCTGGTAGTGGGGATTGTTGATTATATCAGGACTTTTACATG GGATAAGAAGCTGGAATCATGGGTGAAAGATCTGGGGGCTggaggaaagggagaaCCGACCATTGTAACTCCTAAACAAT ATAAACTACGTTTCCGTACTGCAATGGAACGTTTCTACTTCCCATCGGTCCCAGACCGCTGGACCGTAATAGGACCGGATGAAGTCCAGacagaggaagatgggCTCGGAATCGGCACGACAGGTTGA